Within Halobacterium jilantaiense, the genomic segment TGCTCACGTTCGTCGGACTCGGGCTCTACGACGAGCGGTCGGTCACCGTCGAGGGGCGGGACGCCATCGCGGCCGCCGACCGCGCGTTCGCCGAGTTCTACACCAGCCGCCTCGTCGGGGCCGGCGTCGACGACCTCGAGGACTACCACGACACGACCATCGAGGTCCGCGACCGCGCGGGCGTCGAACAGAACCCTGAGCCCATCCTGGACGCCGCCGAGGACGGCGACGCCGTCTTCCTCACGGCCGGGGACACGATGATTTCGACGACGCACGTCGACCTCCGGCTGCGCGCCGCCGACCGCGGCATCGAGACGCGCGTCGTCCACGCGCCGACCGCCGAGTCCGCCGCGTCGAGCCTGACCGGCCTCCAGAACTACCGGTTCGGGAAGGCGACGACGCTCCCCTTCGAGTGGGCGCACGGGGCCGACGGCGTCCCGGCCTCGGTCGTCGAGACCGTCGAAGCGAACCGCGAGCGCGGCCTCCACACCCTGGTCTACCTCGACATCAAGGTCGACCACCCGAGCGTCGACGGCGACGCCTACATGACCGCCAGCGAGGCCGCGGGGCTGCTCGCCGAACACTGGGACCCGGACGCCCTCGGCGTCGTCGTCGCGCGCGCCGGCGCTCCGGACGCGACCGTGCGCGCCGACCGCCTCGGTGCGCTCGCGGAGTCGGACTTCGGCGACCCGCTACACCTGCTCGTGGTGCCGGGCGACCTCCACCACGTCGAGGCGGACGCACTCGCCGGACTCGCGGGCGCGCCCGAAGACGCCCTCTGAGACCGGTCAGTCGAGTGGCGGCTTGAGGTCGAGGACGGGACTGCCGTCCGCCATATCCACCCCCCGGACTGCGAGTGTTCCGTCGTCGGTGTCGACGGCGACGACCTCGCACTCGGTGAAACAGATGGGGTTCGGGCGCGCCGGCGAGCGCGTCGAGAAGACGCCGCGCTCGCCGTCCCTGACCCGCAACACGTCGCGGTCGGCGCGGTCCGCCCACCACACCACGACCACGCTGTCGCCGTGCGCGAACTCGCCGATTCCGTCCCGGAACTGCTCGTCGACGCGCACGTTCCCGCAGTACGCCGTCTCCTCGCCCTGCGGCGGGGCCTCGCTCGTCGTCTCGAACGGTGTCTCCACGCGGCCGATTGGCACGACGTCCGCGCTCATCGAATCACCTGCTGGGCGAGCAGGGCCAGCACGACGACGCTGAGTCCGGTGACCGGGACGGCCCACAGCTGGCCGCCCAGCCCCTCGCCGGCCAGCACGCTGCCGCCCGCGTACCCGAGCAAGAGGAACAGGACGCCGAGGGCGACGAGGAACACGCCCCACTCGTTGCCGTCCGTGGCCGTCGCCAGCCGCTCTCGGAACGGGGTGTCTGCCATATCTGGCTGCACGCCGTCGCCCTACAAAAGAGAGGGGGTCGGTCGCGTCGCCTGCAAGCGGTCTGCGTCCGCGGTGCGGTGTCGGCCTGTCGACTACGAGCGGTCCATCGGCGACGCGTCGGGGTTCAGAACCTCGATCTCGTGGCCGTCCGGCGTCTTCGTGAACGCGTAGTTGTCGTCGCAGGACTCGGGGTCGCGGTAGTCCTCAGACTCCCGCGTCATCAGGGTCGCCCAGTCGTCGTGGAGGTCGTCGACGCGCACGGCGAGGTGGCCCCAGCCGTCGCCGAGCGTGTAGCTCCGGCCGTCGTAGTTGTACGTGAGCTCGACGGCCATCGCCTCGTCGCCGCCGTCCTCGGGCTTCAGGAAGTAGTTCGCGAAGGAGTCGGCCTCCCAGCGGCCCGTGTGCTCGTACTCGAACTTCCGCGTCCAGTAGCCGAGGTGCTGGTCGGCGTCCTCGACGCGCACCATCGTGTGGTCGATGCTCCAGCGCGGCC encodes:
- the dph5 gene encoding diphthine synthase, with protein sequence MLTFVGLGLYDERSVTVEGRDAIAAADRAFAEFYTSRLVGAGVDDLEDYHDTTIEVRDRAGVEQNPEPILDAAEDGDAVFLTAGDTMISTTHVDLRLRAADRGIETRVVHAPTAESAASSLTGLQNYRFGKATTLPFEWAHGADGVPASVVETVEANRERGLHTLVYLDIKVDHPSVDGDAYMTASEAAGLLAEHWDPDALGVVVARAGAPDATVRADRLGALAESDFGDPLHLLVVPGDLHHVEADALAGLAGAPEDAL
- a CDS encoding SAM-dependent methyltransferase: MSADVVPIGRVETPFETTSEAPPQGEETAYCGNVRVDEQFRDGIGEFAHGDSVVVVWWADRADRDVLRVRDGERGVFSTRSPARPNPICFTECEVVAVDTDDGTLAVRGVDMADGSPVLDLKPPLD
- a CDS encoding VOC family protein; amino-acid sequence: MADFVLDHVMMRVGDLEESLDWYGEHLDYIEHARWEADTFTNVYLGPEDPGEDGAFLELTENHDTDEYDNGDAFGHIAVRVEDVFDAYEELMDAGVADYRDPESCGGSYAFVKDPDGHEIEIVEREVGPRWSIDHTMVRVEDADQHLGYWTRKFEYEHTGRWEADSFANYFLKPEDGGDEAMAVELTYNYDGRSYTLGDGWGHLAVRVDDLHDDWATLMTRESEDYRDPESCDDNYAFTKTPDGHEIEVLNPDASPMDRS